The genomic segment AGGTTACACCGAAGAGCAAGCCCAACGGGAAGCAACTCGTTGTTTGCAGTGTCCTAATCCTCGTTGTGTCCAGGGCTGTCCAGTAAACATTGACATTCCAGCCTTCATCAAAGAAATCAAAGAAGGTAACTATCGTGCTTCTGCTGCTAAACTTAAAGAGTTTAACAGTTTGCCTGCAGTTTGTGGGCGTGTTTGTCCTCAAGAAAACCAATGCCAAGAACAATGTGTTCTAGGCAAGATGGGTGACCCAATCTCTATCGGGCGTTTAGAGCGCTTTGCTGCCGACTGGGAACGAAACGCAGGTGTAGAAATCCCAGAAAAACAAGTTGAAGGCGCTACCGGCAAAGTCGCCATTGTTGGTTCGGGCCCTGCTGGTTTGACTGTTGCAGCTGACCTTATCAAACAAGGTCATGAGGTTGTAATGTTTGAGTCTTTGCACTATGCTGGTGGAGTTTTGATGTATGGTATTCCACAGTTCCGTTTGCCCAAAGAAATCGTGCAAGCAGAAATTGATTACATCAAAAAACTCGGCGTAGACGTAAAGACCAACTACACCATCGGACGAATCTTCACCATCGACGAACTATTTGCTGATGGATATGACGCCATCTTCATTGGTAGCGGTGCTGGTTTGCCTAATTTTATGGGAATTGAAGGCGAAAACTTGGGTGGAGTTTACTCTGCTAACGAGTACTTGATTCGAATTAACTTGATGAAAGGTTACCTGTTCCCAGAATACGACACTCCTATTCGTATCGGCAAAAACGTTGCAGTTATCGGCGGAGGAAACGTCGCCATGGACGCTGCCCGATGCAGTTTAAGGCTCGGTGCAGAAAAAGTCTACATCGTTTACCGACGTGCCCGTGAGCAGCTTCCTGCCCGAGAAGAAGAAGCCGAAAACGCAGAAGAAGAAGGCATCATCTTCAACCTGCTAACTAACCCAGTCAAATTCACTGGAGACGAAAGCGGTTGGGTCAACGGCATGGAATGCATCAAAATGGAACTAGGCGAACCCGACGCATCCGGCAGACGACGACCCGTAGCAATTGAAGGTTCTAACTTCATGATGGACGTGGACACAGTAGTTATCGCCATTGGTCAAACACCAAACCCGCTGATTCAACGAACCACCGACGGTCTAGAAACCACCAAATGGGGAACTATCGTAGCAGATGACGAAACCGCTGCAACCAGCAAAGAAGGCGTCTACGCAGGCGGAGACGTAGTCAGCGGCGCAGCAACAGTAATCAGCGCCATGGGTGCAGGCAGAAAAGCCGCAAAAAGCATCCACGAATACATCCAGAAAAAGAAAACTGGACAATAACCCCAAATTTCAAGGTAACTCAAGTTACCTTTTCTTCATTTTTTGTAATTTTTTAGTTTCTTTATTTTGGTATACTATTTCCAAAATACGCTTAGTAAGGTAACTATGCCTAGCACGACTGTTGCCATTGCGATTGCAGCTCTTAGTTTTTTGCTCTCGAACTTGTGAACCACAAACGCGGCTAGGGGAGTTGAAATAACGACGCCTATTGACAAAGGCAAAACTAGGCTCCATGAAATTTGGCTTCCTGCCAGTACGAAGGTTAGAAATCCGCTTATGCTAACGAAAAGTTCTGAAAAAGTTTGTATTGAAACTGCGGCCTTTTCATCTACATCCATTATTATCATGCCTGTAGTTACTACGGGTCCAAATCCGCTTCCGCTTATGCCTTTGTTGAAGGAGCCAAACAAGCTTAAGAAAATTAGTTTTATCCACGAAAATGTTGCTTTCAGTTTTTTGTTAAGTAAAAGAAACAGTCCCAAACCCACGATTAAGATGCCAATGTACAGTCCTAAATAGAAATTGGATATGCCAATGGAGACCGAGGCACCAATGATACTTCCTACAATGCCAAGGGCTCCAATCACAATTGACATGTTAAAGTGCTTGCTGCATAGGCTGAAATCTACGTTTTTGAATTTGTGGTTAAAGATTGAACTGAATATGTTTCCCATAAGTGAGCTAAACAACAAAGCCGGAACAATCTCATGTGCAGGAAAACCCAGTAACAACAGAATTGGCGTTAGGGTAAGACCAAAACCCATGCCAAAGACTATGTCAATCATTGCCGTTAAAAACGCAGGAACAACCAAAAAAACGTAGATTAATTCAATACTCATTGAACCCGCTCCGACAAATGAAAACAATACAACTAGTATTTACCTTTTTTAATCATAATTAATAGTTTTTACGAATCCAAAAGTCCTCTCAAATAAGCCCCAATAAACATGGCAACAATTCCAATCAGTATTGGGTAATTACCTGTTCCAAGACTTGCCATGGCTGACCCGGGACATTGACCAGAAATCCCCCAGCCTACGCCAAAAATTATTGCTCCAACAATTGTTGTCCACGATAAAATCCTAGTTCTGGGTTTATATTCTTCTCCAAAAGGAGGTTTTTTTACAAATCTTGCTAAAACATTAATGGCAACAGCGGTAACTAAAGCTGCACCTCCTAACACGAAAATTAATCCTAGGTCTTTTAGTTGTAGAAAACTAAGAACGATTTCTTGTTGTGTCATTCCGCTGTAGGCTAAACCAAAGCCAAACAAGATTCCGCCAAAAAGCACAATCAGGTTTGTTTTATTCATGGTGACACCCCCAGCATTTGAACGATGTTTGCGGTGATTATTGCTACTCCCATAAACACGATGACTGCGATTATGGAAGTTTTAGAAAGGGATGCTATTCCGCTTATTCCATGTCCAGATGTGCATCCGCTGGATAGTCGGGTTCCAAATCCTACTAAAAGTCCGCCGAGGGCGATTCTCCAAAGTTGAACTGTAGTGACCCAAAAACCAGTTGGCGACAAAGTTAATGTGTAAATTAGGGCGCCAATTATCATTCCAAGGGCTAGGCTTATTCTCCAGCCTCTTTGTTTG from the Candidatus Bathyarchaeum sp. genome contains:
- a CDS encoding sulfite exporter TauE/SafE family protein, with the protein product MSIELIYVFLVVPAFLTAMIDIVFGMGFGLTLTPILLLLGFPAHEIVPALLFSSLMGNIFSSIFNHKFKNVDFSLCSKHFNMSIVIGALGIVGSIIGASVSIGISNFYLGLYIGILIVGLGLFLLLNKKLKATFSWIKLIFLSLFGSFNKGISGSGFGPVVTTGMIIMDVDEKAAVSIQTFSELFVSISGFLTFVLAGSQISWSLVLPLSIGVVISTPLAAFVVHKFESKKLRAAIAMATVVLGIVTLLSVFWK
- a CDS encoding YeeE/YedE family protein; translation: YLVGGIIIGVGVGLIYLLTGLHATQSSFFTTTLSWFSKRKHFQKEANIKQRGWRISLALGMIIGALIYTLTLSPTGFWVTTVQLWRIALGGLLVGFGTRLSSGCTSGHGISGIASLSKTSIIAVIVFMGVAIITANIVQMLGVSP
- the gltA gene encoding NADPH-dependent glutamate synthase, with product MDREQRKQETPMAKQDVVDRIHNFYEVALGYTEEQAQREATRCLQCPNPRCVQGCPVNIDIPAFIKEIKEGNYRASAAKLKEFNSLPAVCGRVCPQENQCQEQCVLGKMGDPISIGRLERFAADWERNAGVEIPEKQVEGATGKVAIVGSGPAGLTVAADLIKQGHEVVMFESLHYAGGVLMYGIPQFRLPKEIVQAEIDYIKKLGVDVKTNYTIGRIFTIDELFADGYDAIFIGSGAGLPNFMGIEGENLGGVYSANEYLIRINLMKGYLFPEYDTPIRIGKNVAVIGGGNVAMDAARCSLRLGAEKVYIVYRRAREQLPAREEEAENAEEEGIIFNLLTNPVKFTGDESGWVNGMECIKMELGEPDASGRRRPVAIEGSNFMMDVDTVVIAIGQTPNPLIQRTTDGLETTKWGTIVADDETAATSKEGVYAGGDVVSGAATVISAMGAGRKAAKSIHEYIQKKKTGQ
- a CDS encoding YeeE/YedE thiosulfate transporter family protein: MNKTNLIVLFGGILFGFGLAYSGMTQQEIVLSFLQLKDLGLIFVLGGAALVTAVAINVLARFVKKPPFGEEYKPRTRILSWTTIVGAIIFGVGWGISGQCPGSAMASLGTGNYPILIGIVAMFIGAYLRGLLDS